From Chryseobacterium gallinarum, one genomic window encodes:
- a CDS encoding ImmA/IrrE family metallo-endopeptidase: MSTRVENINSEIIEWAIMRNGNSLDEFFIKNPEVRMWIEGEKYPTVKQLEKFTHKVHVPFGYMFLPNPPEETVPLPFFRTLNEGGDNTISLNVFHTVQIIQERQNWLTEYLDDLELPDLDFVGKFNVHDDYREIVHDIKSTLGLADDWASYHKNWEDCLEFLTNKIEELGIIVTFNGIVGLNTHRPLAVKECRGFVLVDRKAPFLFINSADAKSAQMFTLIHELAHVWLGESAGFDNQNLLPADHPLEILCDKIAAEFLVPETIFKVFWHKNKDLRSLSNRFKVSQIVIARRALDLKLISRKDFLDFYNIQMQEFRNYREKLKDSDGGNFYATAKKRVSLRFASFVEYALKQNKLLYRDAYKLTSLKGDTYNRFVNEYLYK, translated from the coding sequence ATGAGTACGAGAGTAGAAAATATTAACAGCGAGATAATTGAATGGGCTATTATGAGAAATGGTAATAGCTTAGATGAATTTTTCATAAAAAATCCGGAAGTCAGAATGTGGATCGAAGGAGAGAAATATCCTACTGTTAAACAACTCGAAAAATTTACTCATAAAGTGCATGTTCCTTTTGGTTATATGTTTTTACCTAATCCTCCTGAAGAAACAGTTCCATTACCTTTTTTTAGGACACTAAATGAAGGAGGTGATAATACTATAAGTTTAAATGTTTTTCATACTGTTCAAATAATCCAAGAAAGGCAAAATTGGCTAACAGAATATTTAGATGATTTAGAGCTTCCTGATTTAGATTTTGTTGGCAAATTTAATGTACATGATGATTATAGAGAAATTGTTCATGACATAAAAAGTACTTTAGGACTAGCTGATGATTGGGCATCGTATCATAAGAACTGGGAAGATTGTTTAGAATTTCTAACAAATAAAATCGAAGAGTTAGGAATTATCGTAACATTTAATGGTATTGTTGGTTTAAATACTCATAGACCTCTTGCTGTAAAAGAATGTAGAGGTTTCGTTTTGGTAGATAGAAAAGCACCGTTTTTATTCATTAATTCTGCTGACGCAAAATCGGCACAGATGTTTACTTTGATACATGAATTAGCTCATGTTTGGTTGGGAGAAAGTGCTGGATTTGATAATCAAAACCTTCTACCTGCTGATCATCCACTAGAGATTTTGTGTGATAAAATTGCAGCAGAATTTTTAGTCCCAGAAACTATTTTTAAAGTATTTTGGCATAAGAATAAAGATTTAAGATCTTTAAGTAATAGATTTAAAGTTAGTCAAATAGTTATTGCTAGGAGGGCATTGGATTTAAAGCTAATTTCAAGAAAAGATTTTTTAGATTTCTATAATATACAAATGCAGGAGTTTAGAAATTACAGAGAAAAATTAAAAGATTCAGATGGAGGAAACTTTTATGCTACTGCTAAAAAAAGAGTGAGTTTGAGATTTGCTTCGTTTGTAGAATATGCTTTGAAGCAGAATAAACTCTTATATAGAGATGCATATAAATTGACTAGTTTGAAAGGGGATACCTATAATAGATTTGTAAACGAATATTTGTATAAGTGA
- a CDS encoding LA2681 family HEPN domain-containing protein yields the protein MQNQLKAFLELDNINENTPNEINLILGSIYEYSRELNTLKDLEKGIKISSMVNLDNFTDDDKMTFYYNLSNAWSYKKMMIQNLNSPEFWEFETEELVQEILNCRKALLHSKDTKNVSRKCEVLTNLGNDLSHLGRFSEAIDAWQKVLSIKKDFPMAIGNLGFGLFHYAQVLYDDSHKAYFLKESYNYLKKAIMSNDIYPEAKMSFSQIVSWIEEKVDNTFLNSENIFDNYSLGESLEEKKYRKWCINNRLFLNPLNDIINDDIVAQDILCLPTIIVKKADLEIYNYHSFFNQIKQEFCSARYLFYDSITNQEPHFSDRENAIIDILDYSTYSYNLEKSKIAFRTFYSILDKIAYLINTYLKLGFESREVNYRKIWYVKGKPNPIIMESQNWALRGLFWLYKDFFEKEDLHSFLEPEAKELSTIRNFIEHKSFKIVEFENSRTPKDNFTYVIDRNDFIDKTFKLMKTIRAAIIYTSLFINIEEGKKEYNSNELGSMQLFTLDDQFKK from the coding sequence ATGCAAAATCAGTTAAAAGCTTTTTTAGAGTTAGATAATATAAATGAAAATACGCCAAATGAAATTAATCTAATCTTGGGTTCTATATATGAATACTCAAGAGAATTAAATACACTTAAAGATTTAGAAAAAGGGATTAAAATTTCATCAATGGTTAATTTAGATAACTTTACAGATGATGATAAAATGACATTTTATTACAATTTGTCTAATGCTTGGTCTTATAAAAAAATGATGATTCAAAATCTAAATAGTCCAGAGTTTTGGGAATTTGAAACTGAAGAATTAGTTCAAGAAATTCTAAATTGCAGAAAAGCTCTACTTCATTCTAAAGATACAAAAAACGTCTCTAGAAAATGTGAAGTATTGACAAATTTAGGTAATGATTTAAGCCATTTAGGAAGATTTTCAGAAGCAATAGATGCTTGGCAAAAAGTATTAAGTATTAAAAAAGATTTTCCAATGGCAATAGGAAATCTTGGGTTTGGATTATTTCATTATGCACAAGTTCTCTATGATGATTCTCACAAAGCTTACTTCTTAAAAGAATCATATAATTACTTAAAGAAAGCAATAATGTCAAATGATATTTATCCTGAAGCTAAAATGTCGTTTTCACAAATTGTTTCTTGGATAGAAGAAAAAGTAGATAATACATTTTTGAATTCTGAAAATATTTTTGACAATTATTCTTTAGGAGAAAGTTTAGAAGAAAAAAAATATAGGAAATGGTGTATTAATAATAGATTATTCTTAAATCCACTAAATGATATCATAAATGATGACATTGTTGCACAAGATATATTGTGTCTCCCAACAATTATTGTAAAAAAAGCAGATTTAGAGATTTATAATTATCATTCGTTTTTTAATCAAATTAAGCAAGAGTTTTGCTCTGCAAGATATTTATTTTATGATTCTATTACTAATCAAGAACCTCATTTCTCTGATAGAGAAAATGCTATCATAGACATTCTTGATTATTCAACATATTCCTATAATCTTGAAAAAAGTAAAATAGCATTTAGAACATTTTATTCCATTTTGGACAAAATTGCCTATTTAATAAATACTTATTTAAAATTAGGTTTTGAATCTAGAGAAGTAAATTATAGAAAAATATGGTATGTGAAAGGAAAACCAAATCCAATAATCATGGAAAGTCAAAATTGGGCATTAAGAGGATTGTTTTGGCTTTACAAAGATTTTTTTGAAAAAGAAGATTTACATTCATTTTTAGAACCAGAAGCTAAAGAGCTATCTACAATTAGAAATTTTATAGAACATAAATCATTTAAAATTGTCGAATTTGAAAACTCAAGAACCCCAAAAGATAATTTTACATATGTTATAGACAGAAATGATTTCATAGATAAAACATTTAAACTAATGAAAACAATTAGAGCTGCAATAATATATACTTCTCTATTCATTAATATCGAAGAAGGTAAAAAGGAATATAACTCTAATGAACTTGGAAGCATGCAATTATTTACTTTAGATGATCAATTTAAAAAATGA
- a CDS encoding DUF4411 family protein, giving the protein MKKYLLDSNILIQAHRMHYPFDVFPSFWSKLINLSENNFILSIDKVKKEICEISNPDNLSNWCMNDIHDTFFVDTSSCVDAYSQIAIWANANTQYTQNAKDEFLQTDLADPWLIAYALKNNCKIVTYENSDPYAKRKIKIPEPCNHFGVEFTTPIQMMRELGDTF; this is encoded by the coding sequence GTGAAAAAATATTTATTAGATAGTAACATTTTAATTCAGGCTCATCGAATGCATTATCCATTTGATGTGTTTCCATCATTTTGGAGTAAACTAATAAATTTATCTGAAAACAATTTTATTCTAAGTATTGATAAAGTAAAGAAGGAGATATGTGAAATTTCAAATCCAGATAATTTATCAAATTGGTGTATGAATGATATTCATGATACATTTTTTGTTGATACGAGTTCTTGTGTTGATGCATATTCTCAAATAGCTATTTGGGCTAACGCAAATACACAATATACCCAAAATGCGAAAGATGAGTTTTTACAAACTGATTTAGCTGATCCATGGCTAATAGCTTATGCATTGAAGAATAATTGTAAAATTGTTACTTATGAGAATAGTGATCCATACGCTAAAAGAAAAATAAAAATTCCAGAGCCTTGTAATCATTTTGGAGTTGAGTTTACAACTCCAATTCAAATGATGAGAGAATTAGGTGATACATTTTAA
- a CDS encoding Na+/H+ antiporter codes for MVENFIYYLGLVLVIIGAIMLANRLKVAYPIILVIAGLLISFIPGLPVIKIDPELIFIIFLPPLLYEAAFAVSWKEIWKLRRIITSFAFIVVFLTAISVAFVANSYIPGFSLALGFVLGGIVSPPDAVSAGAILKFVKVPKNVSTVLEGESLFNDASSLIIFRFAMVAVATGQFVWQEAALSFGWMVFGGLGIGVMLAYIFLKIEKIFPTDVNMDAILSLVAPYVMYIAAEEVHASGVLAVVSGGLFLSVRRHEIFRTSESRLRGSNVWESFVFLINGIVFLLIGLDLPEIMIGLDKEGIGLSEAVGYGLLVTAVLVIVRFLASFGAVLITLIMRNFINVADRDPGMKAPVLMSWTGMRGVVSLAAALSIPVVMENGQPFPHRDFILFITFIVILATLIIQGLTLPALIRKLNLSDTNGGYMSEEESEYFLRKEMRRIALKYLNENYKDRRNENEYFNRLMDRWEQEDKENSVHKLSDEAKEIYFETLEQQRIWLREENRRNPNIDEEYIRHYLTRLDLEEERLRM; via the coding sequence ATGGTGGAAAACTTTATTTATTACCTGGGATTGGTTCTGGTCATTATTGGGGCTATTATGCTGGCCAATCGTTTAAAAGTAGCGTATCCTATTATATTGGTTATTGCAGGGCTGCTGATCAGTTTTATCCCCGGACTGCCGGTTATTAAAATTGACCCCGAGCTGATATTCATTATTTTTCTGCCTCCGCTTTTATATGAAGCTGCCTTTGCCGTATCCTGGAAGGAAATATGGAAGCTAAGGAGAATCATTACCAGTTTTGCTTTCATTGTGGTATTTCTTACGGCAATATCGGTAGCATTTGTTGCCAATTCATACATTCCCGGATTTTCACTTGCATTAGGCTTTGTATTAGGAGGAATAGTATCACCACCGGATGCAGTAAGTGCAGGAGCTATTTTAAAATTCGTAAAAGTTCCTAAAAATGTTTCTACTGTCTTGGAGGGGGAAAGTTTATTCAATGATGCTTCCTCACTGATTATTTTCAGATTTGCAATGGTGGCCGTAGCTACAGGGCAGTTTGTATGGCAGGAAGCAGCTTTGAGCTTTGGCTGGATGGTATTCGGCGGGCTGGGAATAGGCGTGATGTTGGCTTATATTTTCCTGAAAATTGAAAAAATATTTCCTACAGATGTCAATATGGATGCCATTCTCAGTCTGGTAGCGCCTTATGTTATGTATATTGCGGCAGAAGAAGTTCATGCTTCCGGAGTGCTGGCAGTTGTAAGCGGAGGTTTATTTCTTTCCGTAAGGAGACATGAAATTTTCCGCACCTCAGAATCGAGGTTAAGAGGCTCTAATGTCTGGGAAAGCTTTGTATTTCTGATCAATGGAATTGTATTTTTGCTGATCGGATTAGATCTGCCGGAAATTATGATAGGATTGGATAAAGAGGGAATCGGCTTATCTGAAGCGGTAGGCTATGGGTTGTTGGTAACCGCAGTGCTGGTCATAGTCCGTTTCCTGGCTTCCTTCGGAGCTGTTCTTATCACTCTGATTATGCGGAATTTTATTAACGTGGCAGACAGGGATCCGGGGATGAAAGCACCGGTACTGATGAGTTGGACCGGAATGCGTGGGGTGGTTTCCTTAGCTGCAGCATTATCCATTCCTGTTGTGATGGAAAACGGACAGCCATTCCCACATCGGGATTTTATTCTCTTTATCACTTTTATTGTGATTCTTGCTACTCTGATTATTCAGGGACTCACATTACCGGCACTGATCAGGAAACTCAATCTATCCGATACCAATGGAGGATATATGTCTGAAGAAGAATCGGAATATTTTCTGCGGAAGGAAATGCGCCGCATAGCCTTGAAATACCTGAATGAAAATTACAAAGATAGGCGAAATGAAAATGAATATTTCAACAGGCTGATGGACCGGTGGGAACAGGAAGATAAAGAAAACTCTGTGCACAAGCTTTCAGATGAGGCTAAAGAAATCTATTTCGAAACCCTTGAACAACAACGGATCTGGCTCCGGGAAGAAAACAGACGCAACCCGAATATTGATGAAGAATACATAAGACATTATTTAACAAGACTGGACCTTGAAGAAGAAAGGCTCAGAATGTAA
- the map gene encoding type I methionyl aminopeptidase → MSITNESELAGMQKISEAVAYTLREMTQYARPGMTTKELDEYGGKILADFGAKSAPYLTYGFPGWTCISVDNEFCHGIPTDNRILKEGDLINIDVSAELDGYWADNGGSFVIGKDINQHQKLVDASKEILEKAISNIRGGVKIADIGFLMENEAKKRGYKVIKNLGGHGVGRSLHEEPDELLNYKNRFDTRRFKKNSVVAIETFISTSSNLAVELKDGWTMVGNKGGYMAQHEHTIVVTDGKPVILTEMNGILN, encoded by the coding sequence ATGTCTATCACCAACGAATCTGAATTAGCCGGAATGCAAAAAATAAGTGAAGCAGTTGCTTATACTTTGAGGGAAATGACTCAATATGCCCGTCCGGGTATGACAACGAAAGAGCTTGACGAATATGGTGGAAAAATACTCGCTGATTTCGGAGCGAAATCAGCACCCTATCTGACCTATGGATTTCCCGGGTGGACCTGCATTAGTGTAGATAACGAATTCTGTCATGGTATTCCTACGGATAACAGGATTCTGAAAGAAGGAGATCTGATCAATATAGATGTATCAGCCGAGCTCGATGGATATTGGGCAGACAATGGAGGTTCTTTTGTAATTGGAAAAGACATCAATCAACACCAAAAACTGGTAGATGCTTCAAAGGAAATCCTGGAAAAAGCAATCAGTAACATCAGAGGTGGTGTAAAAATAGCGGATATCGGTTTCTTAATGGAAAATGAGGCAAAAAAAAGAGGCTATAAAGTGATTAAGAATCTTGGTGGCCATGGAGTAGGAAGAAGTCTGCACGAAGAACCTGATGAGTTGCTGAATTATAAAAACCGCTTTGATACAAGACGCTTTAAAAAGAATTCCGTTGTAGCCATTGAAACATTTATTTCAACATCCTCAAATCTGGCAGTAGAGCTTAAAGACGGCTGGACTATGGTAGGAAATAAAGGTGGCTACATGGCCCAGCACGAACATACCATTGTTGTAACAGACGGAAAACCTGTTATCTTAACAGAAATGAATGGTATATTGAATTGA
- a CDS encoding MBL fold metallo-hydrolase, with translation MKNLKKQFGQFPDEKRKEYFNTLPNYLNGRFQNILTTPPLLEGESMTKVLLHTLCKVENTSPKKALPFVITDLKNLQPDENVLVWFGHSSYFIQADGKKFLIDPVFSGNASPMPGSVKAFQGADYYKPEHMPDIDFLLISHDHWDHLDYKTVQEIKDKVGKVICGLGTGQHFEYWGWDFDKIIEKNWWESIDLAEDFRITLTPARHFSGRLLNRNISLWTSFVLKTPTKNLFLGGDSGYGNHFVEIGNKYGPFDLAVMENGQYNEKWPYIHTLPEQLMTELQELKAKNFIPVHHSKFKLAQHVWYEPLELAARYAGENNIKITLPKIGEKVDLNRLDDTTWLNWWEEYR, from the coding sequence ATGAAAAATTTAAAAAAACAGTTCGGGCAGTTTCCCGATGAAAAAAGAAAAGAATATTTTAATACACTTCCCAATTATCTGAACGGGAGATTTCAGAATATATTGACAACACCTCCTCTATTGGAAGGAGAAAGTATGACAAAAGTACTGCTTCATACCCTGTGTAAGGTGGAAAATACATCACCTAAAAAGGCACTTCCGTTTGTAATAACAGATCTGAAAAACCTTCAGCCTGACGAAAATGTTTTGGTTTGGTTCGGGCACAGCTCGTATTTTATACAGGCAGATGGCAAAAAATTCCTGATAGATCCCGTTTTCAGTGGGAACGCTTCCCCGATGCCGGGTTCCGTAAAAGCTTTCCAGGGAGCCGATTACTATAAGCCGGAACATATGCCGGATATAGATTTTCTGCTTATTTCACATGACCACTGGGATCATCTTGATTATAAAACCGTTCAGGAAATAAAAGATAAGGTCGGTAAAGTTATCTGTGGCTTAGGTACCGGCCAGCATTTTGAATACTGGGGTTGGGATTTTGACAAAATCATTGAAAAAAACTGGTGGGAAAGTATAGATCTTGCAGAGGATTTCAGAATCACCCTTACACCGGCACGGCATTTTTCCGGCAGATTGCTGAACCGTAACATCTCACTCTGGACTTCCTTTGTTTTAAAAACTCCCACAAAAAACCTGTTTTTAGGAGGTGACAGCGGATATGGAAACCATTTTGTAGAAATTGGAAACAAGTACGGTCCTTTTGATCTTGCTGTTATGGAAAACGGACAGTATAATGAAAAGTGGCCTTATATTCATACTTTACCGGAACAGCTTATGACAGAATTACAGGAGCTTAAGGCCAAAAACTTTATTCCGGTACATCATTCAAAATTCAAACTTGCGCAGCATGTATGGTATGAGCCCCTGGAACTGGCTGCCAGATATGCCGGAGAAAACAATATTAAAATCACACTTCCAAAAATCGGAGAGAAAGTTGATCTGAACCGCCTGGACGATACTACATGGTTAAATTGGTGGGAAGAATATAGGTAA
- a CDS encoding AAA family ATPase encodes MTENNSYSALNLFNFEHEELPKLIDPLFPKIGLASLVGSSDTGKSTLLRQLAISVSLGLDKFIGYKLFPQHQNVIFISTEDDPTSTSISIKKPISKIIKDTNKDINLLNHLRFIFEVDTNLTNPNNIFNVLEKDLKSNPTDLIIVDAFTDIFSGDINSSTKVREFLNQFSKIAKTYNCLILFLHHTGKKASKFSASKDNVLGSQAFEAKMRVVLELKPFPNDENLRTLTITKGNYISSKLKKYSKILSFDEDTLLFFDTGKEVLSDSIASFAYTNPKKDLMLPIIQKLHKEGKSLRQIETELKSQGYNIGKSSISNYIKEQKSTNIIEKEFENIDYSQNVNSDEPVTLL; translated from the coding sequence ATGACTGAAAATAATAGTTACTCTGCTTTAAATCTATTCAATTTTGAGCATGAAGAACTTCCCAAACTAATAGACCCTTTGTTTCCTAAAATAGGACTTGCTTCTTTAGTTGGTTCTTCTGACACTGGCAAAAGTACTCTATTAAGACAATTAGCAATATCTGTCTCATTAGGTTTAGACAAGTTCATTGGATATAAGCTTTTTCCTCAGCATCAAAATGTAATTTTCATCAGTACAGAAGATGACCCAACTTCTACTAGTATTTCAATTAAGAAACCTATTTCAAAGATTATTAAAGATACCAATAAAGATATTAATCTATTAAATCATCTAAGGTTTATTTTTGAAGTAGACACTAATCTAACAAATCCTAATAATATTTTCAATGTATTAGAAAAGGACTTGAAAAGTAATCCAACAGACTTAATCATAGTTGATGCTTTTACTGATATTTTTAGTGGTGATATTAATTCCAGTACAAAGGTTAGGGAGTTTTTAAATCAGTTTAGTAAAATAGCCAAAACTTACAATTGTCTAATTCTCTTTCTCCATCATACAGGTAAGAAAGCCAGTAAATTTTCTGCTTCCAAAGACAACGTATTAGGCTCACAAGCATTTGAAGCCAAAATGAGAGTAGTTCTTGAACTAAAACCATTTCCAAATGATGAAAACCTAAGAACTTTAACTATTACTAAAGGTAACTATATCTCTTCTAAACTTAAAAAGTACTCTAAAATCCTTTCTTTTGATGAAGACACTCTATTGTTTTTTGACACTGGTAAGGAAGTACTAAGTGATTCTATTGCTTCTTTTGCATATACTAATCCTAAAAAAGATTTGATGTTACCTATTATTCAAAAGCTACATAAAGAAGGCAAATCTTTAAGACAGATAGAGACAGAGCTAAAAAGTCAAGGGTATAATATAGGTAAGTCCTCAATTTCAAATTATATCAAAGAACAGAAAAGTACTAACATAATAGAGAAAGAATTTGAGAATATTGATTATAGCCAGAATGTTAATAGTGATGAACCTGTAACATTATTATAG
- a CDS encoding JAB domain-containing protein, protein MEILVSYNTNNQSRIRITNHKEAYELIIKNWNLNIIEFQEECKVILMNKGNYVLGIYDVSKGGIDSSVVDIRIILAVALKCNATQLILVHNHPGGNLNPSSSDINITEKLKKACELLNLSLLDHLIITKHHYYSLNDENKFL, encoded by the coding sequence ATGGAAATATTAGTCAGTTATAACACTAATAATCAAAGTAGAATAAGAATAACAAATCATAAAGAAGCCTATGAGTTAATTATTAAGAATTGGAATCTTAATATTATTGAATTTCAGGAAGAATGTAAGGTAATTTTAATGAATAAAGGAAACTATGTTTTAGGAATTTATGATGTTTCAAAAGGAGGTATAGATAGTTCAGTAGTTGATATAAGAATTATTTTAGCTGTAGCTCTTAAATGCAATGCTACTCAACTGATATTGGTACATAATCATCCAGGTGGAAATCTTAATCCAAGTAGTTCAGACATAAATATTACAGAAAAATTAAAGAAAGCATGTGAGCTATTGAACTTGTCTTTATTAGATCATTTGATTATTACAAAACATCACTACTATAGTCTCAATGATGAAAACAAGTTTTTATAA
- a CDS encoding PEP/pyruvate-binding domain-containing protein has translation MAIDLYKATTKSLVGNKAFNLMKVAKAGIAVPPGFVVNSAENLSDKKLIKLYDKFISHGKASVRSSSDKEDGEKKSAAGIYKTLLDVSSAEIGISLQAVREYSRKSKNIPVIVQKQIDPKMSGVAFSINPVNGDNDIYIEYNKGRCENIVSGSIIPKTVSLKKKSYEDNGDIPLTLYEYIIRLEMIFKEPVDIEWCIDHDEKVWILQCRAITVIPSDSFRYAWSTHEPLWAMEQAFKTRCEDEENESSELYLHREIIYSRDSSGAFDCYIGLNDHISALKYSMKVLSKQYDDIDPIECIERPKSFSKDTAIDYFKLLSSHYCKYIRYYMRSEPIVTDIIERKLLLRWSHNEIAELLSAGNDDLMFREQEDFSSLNDNSDCSILNHINKYPYLAINYKTKKEMIEGVRGQYKIKDKNKNKNKKDNFQLNLDSDLIFLKKLSIERMNVKKGWAGVYFYMLELMEWIYENYNVSQSDLYQYYLTDDIVALIKNNIKLSQAEKNKRNLGVLMKRKKNKQMTPRIYFGKSFESNYSPTPLLNSILFGIPSLNRNVHGIVKVINYKSIVDPQDYIDKIIVTEMTQPNMVALFRKCKGIITDEGGILSHVCILSREYNIPCIVGTSNSTKILQDGDEIIMWADGHISYE, from the coding sequence ATGGCAATTGATCTGTATAAGGCAACAACTAAATCTTTAGTAGGAAATAAAGCATTTAATTTAATGAAAGTCGCTAAGGCGGGAATTGCTGTTCCACCAGGATTTGTCGTTAATAGTGCTGAAAATCTTTCAGATAAAAAACTTATAAAATTGTATGATAAATTTATATCTCATGGAAAAGCTTCAGTTAGGTCAAGCTCTGATAAAGAAGATGGAGAAAAGAAATCAGCAGCAGGTATTTATAAAACATTGCTAGATGTTTCTTCTGCTGAAATAGGGATATCTCTTCAGGCAGTAAGAGAATATTCTAGAAAAAGTAAAAATATCCCCGTGATTGTACAAAAGCAGATTGATCCAAAGATGTCTGGAGTGGCTTTTTCAATAAATCCAGTTAATGGAGACAATGATATTTACATTGAATATAACAAAGGACGATGCGAGAATATAGTGTCTGGAAGCATCATCCCCAAAACGGTTTCCTTAAAAAAGAAATCTTACGAAGATAATGGAGACATCCCTTTAACATTGTATGAATACATAATTCGTCTTGAGATGATTTTTAAAGAGCCAGTGGATATTGAGTGGTGTATAGACCATGACGAAAAAGTATGGATATTACAGTGCAGAGCTATAACTGTGATCCCATCTGATTCTTTTCGATATGCATGGTCAACACACGAACCACTTTGGGCAATGGAGCAGGCTTTTAAAACAAGATGTGAAGATGAGGAAAATGAGAGTAGTGAACTTTATCTTCATAGGGAAATTATTTATAGCAGAGATTCAAGCGGAGCGTTTGATTGCTACATTGGGTTGAATGACCACATTTCAGCATTAAAATATTCAATGAAAGTACTTTCTAAACAATATGATGATATTGATCCCATTGAATGTATTGAACGTCCAAAATCATTTTCAAAAGATACTGCTATTGATTATTTCAAACTGCTATCATCACATTACTGCAAATATATCCGGTATTATATGCGTTCAGAACCTATTGTAACTGATATCATTGAAAGGAAGTTGTTATTAAGGTGGTCTCATAATGAAATTGCAGAACTGTTATCAGCTGGTAACGATGACTTAATGTTTCGTGAGCAAGAAGACTTTTCATCTTTAAATGACAATAGTGATTGCAGTATACTTAACCACATAAATAAATACCCTTACCTTGCTATTAACTACAAAACTAAAAAAGAAATGATAGAAGGAGTGAGAGGACAGTATAAAATAAAGGATAAGAATAAGAATAAGAATAAGAAGGATAATTTTCAATTGAATCTGGATAGTGATTTAATTTTTTTAAAAAAATTGTCAATTGAAAGAATGAATGTAAAGAAAGGTTGGGCTGGAGTTTATTTTTACATGTTGGAACTAATGGAGTGGATTTATGAAAACTACAATGTATCTCAGAGTGATTTATATCAATATTACCTTACTGATGACATCGTGGCATTAATCAAAAACAATATTAAGCTGTCACAGGCAGAGAAAAATAAAAGGAACCTCGGTGTGTTAATGAAAAGAAAGAAAAATAAACAAATGACACCGCGCATTTACTTTGGTAAATCATTTGAGAGTAACTATTCACCCACACCATTATTAAACAGCATCCTTTTTGGAATACCATCTCTAAACAGAAATGTTCATGGTATTGTGAAGGTAATTAATTATAAATCAATAGTGGATCCTCAGGATTACATTGATAAAATAATTGTCACGGAAATGACGCAACCTAATATGGTAGCCCTGTTCAGAAAATGCAAAGGGATCATTACAGATGAAGGAGGGATATTGTCACACGTTTGTATACTATCAAGAGAATATAATATTCCTTGTATTGTCGGAACATCAAATTCGACTAAGATTCTCCAAGATGGGGATGAAATTATCATGTGGGCGGATGGCCATATTTCTTATGAATAG
- a CDS encoding helix-turn-helix domain-containing protein, whose amino-acid sequence MDKKEFQIAIGKRIRQLREEKKISQVELAAFCNFEKSNMSRLEAGNTNPTAYTLYIIAQKLEVEVFELLNFEV is encoded by the coding sequence GTGGATAAAAAAGAGTTTCAGATTGCTATTGGTAAAAGAATAAGACAACTTCGTGAAGAAAAGAAAATATCACAAGTTGAGCTTGCTGCATTCTGTAACTTTGAAAAGTCTAATATGAGCAGACTTGAAGCTGGAAATACTAACCCTACAGCTTATACATTATATATTATTGCTCAAAAGTTAGAAGTTGAAGTCTTTGAGCTTCTTAATTTTGAAGTATAA